The DNA region CCCGGGTGGGTTGAAAGGCCAAAACAACCTTGGGATTTTGCAACAGGGCCCGGGCGGAAACGACTTTTTGCTGGTTACCCCCGCTCAAATCGCGGAAAGGTTGGTCGATGCTGGCAAATTTGGTGGGGAACCGTTGGGTTGCCGCCTCGGCGAGGGCCCGTTGCGCGGCGCGATCGATCCCTGCGCCCTTTTTGAGCCCCGCCGTGCGTTGCAACCCCAGGATGGCGTTATCGGCGATGCTCCACTCTTCGATCACCGCTTCGTCATGCCGGTCTTCGGCGATCAGACGCATTCCGTCGGCGATCCTCTCAGCTGTGGGCACTCCGGCGAGGTCGCGCCCCATCAGTAAGGCCTTGCCGGTTGCCGGGCGCAGGCCCATCAGTGCGTGGAAGAGTTCCCTTTGGCCATTGCCATCCACCCCCGCGATGCCCACCAGCTCGCCCGAGCGCAAAGAAAACCCGATCGACTTGACCGCTTGGTCACCGCGGTCGCCCCGAACCGAAAAGTCTTGGACATCCAAGATCGGATCCCCGGGGTTTGCGGGTTGCCGGACATGTTCGGCAACCGATTGGCCGACCATTTTTTCGGCCAGGTCGGCAGGGTTGGTTTGCGATACCGGGCCCGACCACACCAGCTTTCCTCCGCGGAGGACGGTGACATCCTGGCAATGCTCCATCACGTCGGGCAAGCGGTGGGTGACAACGATGACCGTCGCTCCTTGGGCGGCCAGTTCATGCAGTTTTGAATAGAGCAAATCGGCATCTTCCGGGGCCAGCATCGCCGTCGGCTCATCTAGGATCATGATTTTGGCG from Armatimonadota bacterium includes:
- a CDS encoding ABC transporter ATP-binding protein yields the protein MLRISKNFGQVSALDGVGLRVEPGKIHAVVGENGAGKTTLMKILYGACQPDSGDIKIGGGTVRFPNPDSAIAAGVGMVSQHYAVIPELTCLQNLMLGAEPGFMISRSTAESRADGLARQMGFEFDWEQSSSALSPGQAQKLEILKLLWRNAKIMILDEPTAMLAPEDADLLYSKLHELAAQGATVIVVTHRLPDVMEHCQDVTVLRGGKLVWSGPVSQTNPADLAEKMVGQSVAEHVRQPANPGDPILDVQDFSVRGDRGDQAVKSIGFSLRSGELVGIAGVDGNGQRELFHALMGLRPATGKALLMGRDLAGVPTAERIADGMRLIAEDRHDEAVIEEWSIADNAILGLQRTAGLKKGAGIDRAAQRALAEAATQRFPTKFASIDQPFRDLSGGNQQKVVSARALLQNPKVVLAFQPTRGIDLYVADLVFRGLVQATREGATCLVVSFDLDELMAYCDRILVMNDGQLAEVPAGQRDDRAVIGRMMVGATG